The DNA sequence ACTTACCGTGTTTCTCTCGTTCAAGCATCTTAAGGGTATATGGATCGTTTGTAACAAGATAAATGTGTTTATCGTCACCTGAACCTATCTTTGTATTTAAGAATAAATTAATTTGTTCTGTAAAATCCCTATATTCACTTTTTAATTCATCAATCTTCTTTTGTCTTCATCTGTAGTCTTCAACATACTCACGAGATCCTTTTGCAAAACTAACAAAAGTTGATATTTTTCTATCATCTTGTTCGTTAAGTTTTTTAATTTCACGATTTGTGTTTTTTATTTTACTTATATCTAAAATTAAAGTTTTATCATCATGATGATTTGTATCTAAGATTTCGCTATATAATGAAATTTCTTGAGTTGTGATTAATTTATCATTTTGCAATTCAGTTTCTTGAATAACTCTATTTTGAATTTCATTAAGATCTGCTTCATTTTCGTTGTATTCATAGAATAATTGAGTTGTTTTACTCATTTCCGAAGTTAAGGTTGATTCTAAATCATCAACATTTCTGCTTAATATATCATTTAAATTATTAGCTTGCTCATTAATGTTCTTTTGTGACTCAATAAAGTTTTCAAGAGAAAAATCTTCAGAGTTTCCAAATTCATCTTCAAAGTTTGACTCAGTGTACTGTTCTTCAGCTTCTTGTTTTCTCATCTCTTCAATTTTGGTTTCGATTTGATCCTTCATCGAATGACTTTCGAATTTTAATCCTTTTTCAAATGTCGTTACTTCTTCATCGTTAAAGTCAAAGGTTTCATGATTGTATTTCAATTCTTTAATTTTTTCATTTTGACGTTGTATAGCTTGATTAATCATTTCTTCAACTCTTGACAGAATTTCAACATCATAAGTTCCACCCATATTTGAAACAACAGTTTCTTTATTTAATCTTTGTCTTATTCCACAAGTTTGAAGTACGAAGATTTCACAAACTTGAAAAGGTACTTCTGAACTTTTGATTTTTGGCATTCATTCATTAATTTGATCCAAGAATTCAAAGGCAAAAATCTCTTGCAATTTTAATAATTCAACTTCGTCAACAGAAAGTATCTCTAAAGTTGACTCATCTCTAGTTCTTCTAAAAATTATTCAATCTTTAATAACACTAAAAAGAGTATCAATTAGAGAATTAGCTTCCATTCCAGAATCTCTGAGAGAATTAAAAATGTCGATCGAAGTTGTTATATTACCTCTGGAAATAGAATTTAAAAGTTGTATTGCATTTCTATTAGAAATTAGTCCAAATGAGACTAATACATCTTTTTGTTTAATATCGCCATTGCTGTATGCAGCAACTTGGTCCAGTAATGACAAGGCATCTCTTAAACCTCCGTTAGCTAAACGAGAAATTAATTTAAGAGCTTGTTCCTCAAAACTTATACCCTCTTGGTTAGCAATATAGCAAAGCTGTGTGAAAATTTCATTTGATGAAATTCTTTTGAAATTAAATCTTTGAGCACGTGAAAGAATAGTTGCAGGAATTTTTTGTGGGTCAGTTGTAGCCAAAATAAAAATAACATGTTTTGGAGGTTCTTCTAAAGTTTTAAGAAGTGCATTGAAAGCACTTTTAGAAAGCATATGAACCTCATCAATAATATAAATTTTATATCTACCTTGGACAGGTAACAATTCAACCTTATTTTTTAAATCTCTAATTTCATCTACACCGTTATTTGAAGCTGCATCCATTTCGATGATATCTAGAGAATTATTTATATTTTTTTGACAAATATTGCAAATTTTAGTAATATCTTCATCATGCATGCAATTTAACACATTAGCAAAAATTTTAGCAACCGATGTTTTACCAGTTCCTCTTGGTCCGCTAAAAATATAAGCATGTGTTATTTTTCTGCTTGAAACGATGTTTTTTAAAGTTTTAACAATATGTTCTTGTCCTTTAACTTCATCAAAATTTGCAGGTCTATACTTTCTATACAATGATTTATAGCTCACGATTTCT is a window from the Mycoplasma anserisalpingitidis genome containing:
- the dnaX gene encoding DNA polymerase III subunit gamma/tau, yielding MSYKSLYRKYRPANFDEVKGQEHIVKTLKNIVSSRKITHAYIFSGPRGTGKTSVAKIFANVLNCMHDEDITKICNICQKNINNSLDIIEMDAASNNGVDEIRDLKNKVELLPVQGRYKIYIIDEVHMLSKSAFNALLKTLEEPPKHVIFILATTDPQKIPATILSRAQRFNFKRISSNEIFTQLCYIANQEGISFEEQALKLISRLANGGLRDALSLLDQVAAYSNGDIKQKDVLVSFGLISNRNAIQLLNSISRGNITTSIDIFNSLRDSGMEANSLIDTLFSVIKDWIIFRRTRDESTLEILSVDEVELLKLQEIFAFEFLDQINEWMPKIKSSEVPFQVCEIFVLQTCGIRQRLNKETVVSNMGGTYDVEILSRVEEMINQAIQRQNEKIKELKYNHETFDFNDEEVTTFEKGLKFESHSMKDQIETKIEEMRKQEAEEQYTESNFEDEFGNSEDFSLENFIESQKNINEQANNLNDILSRNVDDLESTLTSEMSKTTQLFYEYNENEADLNEIQNRVIQETELQNDKLITTQEISLYSEILDTNHHDDKTLILDISKIKNTNREIKKLNEQDDRKISTFVSFAKGSREYVEDYRWRQKKIDELKSEYRDFTEQINLFLNTKIGSGDDKHIYLVTNDPYTLKMLEREKHGKWFQSFIRKFFGKNLRIFIALRPEWDNLLAQYRSLSNEETNFYKSKTIEPLDGDELHDNDYAEKNVTGIFGTGIKVIKEKR